In Alosa sapidissima isolate fAloSap1 chromosome 4, fAloSap1.pri, whole genome shotgun sequence, the following are encoded in one genomic region:
- the ldlrad2 gene encoding low-density lipoprotein receptor class A domain-containing protein 2 isoform X1, with the protein MAKVSQDELVQHLSKVFAVICVVVTLKPASAIETVNVVDLCGQTIHGDGLIINSHQESKKYYFVTMGTDCQLTIQANMLQDRVLFHFRFFLVYSLLRVAPLSPSPFFPESASKPSLSRPAWPDQHVESTSKDGQEDPCYAGSYIQFYDGPNMNSPPIGLPLCGKSLPRPVISTGNYLTLRLVTRGTQPRVDFVGDFTSFRLGSNQSECGNVLYFSCWNGKCIPMSLVCDDDKDIDNCGDGSDLRSHHEAKCTSHQSVKLSPQFTLPTSTILTKNCGTPEIPMNTNTVADSPVPPLALYVLLGLMVGIVLLCWCCWSPGWFLWRVSVCRLLPCCNSFCASCQLCACSCSPNKDHRLSTVSPQSSLTNAATNSISTTTVTV; encoded by the exons TGAATGTTGTTGATTTATGTGGCCAAACTATCCATGGGGATGGGTTGATCATCAACTCCCACCAGGAATCTAAGAAATACTACTTTGTCACCATGGGAACAGACTGCCAATTGACCATACAAGCCAACATGCTGCAAGACAGGGTACTGTTCCATTTCCGCTTCTTCCTGGTTTACAGCCTTCTACGGGTGGCCCCCCTTAGCCCTTCACCCTTTTTCCCAGAGTCTGCCAGTAAACCCTCACTTTCTCGCCCTGCCTGGCCTGACCAGCATGTGGAGTCAACTTCTAAGGATGGCCAGGAGGACCCCTGCTATGCCGGCTCTTACATACAGTTCTATGATGGCCCTAATATGAACTCACCCCCCATAGGGCTCCCACTTTGTGGAAAAAGTCTACCACGACCTGTAATTTCCACAGGAAATTACCTGACTTTGAGACTGGTTACGAGGGGCACACAGCCCAGGGTTGATTTTGTTGGAGACTTCACTTCTTTCAGATTGG GTTCCAACCAATCAGAATGTGGTAATGTACTTTACTTTAGCTGTTGGAATGGGAAGTGCATTCCAATGAGTTTGGTTTGTGATGACGACAAAGACATTGACAACTGTGGAGACGGCAGTGATTTAAGAAGTCATCATGAGGCTAAATGCACAA GTCATCAGTCTGTGAAACTGTCTCCACAGTTTACCCTTCCAACTTCAACTATCCTCACAAAGAATTGTGGCACACCTGAAATCCCCATGAACACCAACACAGTTGCAG ACTCCCCTGTGCCCCCTTTGGCTTTGTATGTGTTACTTGGGCTTATGGTGGGGATAGTGCTGCtttgctggtgctgctggtccCCCGGTTGGTTCTTGTGGAGGGTGAGTGTTTGCCGCCTCCTGCCCTGCTGCAATTCCTTTTGTGCATCCTGCCAGCTCTGTGCCTGCAGCTGCTCTCCGAACAAGGATCACCGCCTGTCCACAGTCTCACCTCAGAGCTCCCTGACTAATGCTGCCACCAACAGCATTAGTACTACAACTGTAACTGTGTAG
- the ldlrad2 gene encoding low-density lipoprotein receptor class A domain-containing protein 2 isoform X2, which translates to MAKVSQDELVQHLSKVFAVICVVVTLKPASAIETVNVVDLCGQTIHGDGLIINSHQESKKYYFVTMGTDCQLTIQANMLQDRHVESTSKDGQEDPCYAGSYIQFYDGPNMNSPPIGLPLCGKSLPRPVISTGNYLTLRLVTRGTQPRVDFVGDFTSFRLGSNQSECGNVLYFSCWNGKCIPMSLVCDDDKDIDNCGDGSDLRSHHEAKCTSHQSVKLSPQFTLPTSTILTKNCGTPEIPMNTNTVADSPVPPLALYVLLGLMVGIVLLCWCCWSPGWFLWRVSVCRLLPCCNSFCASCQLCACSCSPNKDHRLSTVSPQSSLTNAATNSISTTTVTV; encoded by the exons TGAATGTTGTTGATTTATGTGGCCAAACTATCCATGGGGATGGGTTGATCATCAACTCCCACCAGGAATCTAAGAAATACTACTTTGTCACCATGGGAACAGACTGCCAATTGACCATACAAGCCAACATGCTGCAAGACAGG CATGTGGAGTCAACTTCTAAGGATGGCCAGGAGGACCCCTGCTATGCCGGCTCTTACATACAGTTCTATGATGGCCCTAATATGAACTCACCCCCCATAGGGCTCCCACTTTGTGGAAAAAGTCTACCACGACCTGTAATTTCCACAGGAAATTACCTGACTTTGAGACTGGTTACGAGGGGCACACAGCCCAGGGTTGATTTTGTTGGAGACTTCACTTCTTTCAGATTGG GTTCCAACCAATCAGAATGTGGTAATGTACTTTACTTTAGCTGTTGGAATGGGAAGTGCATTCCAATGAGTTTGGTTTGTGATGACGACAAAGACATTGACAACTGTGGAGACGGCAGTGATTTAAGAAGTCATCATGAGGCTAAATGCACAA GTCATCAGTCTGTGAAACTGTCTCCACAGTTTACCCTTCCAACTTCAACTATCCTCACAAAGAATTGTGGCACACCTGAAATCCCCATGAACACCAACACAGTTGCAG ACTCCCCTGTGCCCCCTTTGGCTTTGTATGTGTTACTTGGGCTTATGGTGGGGATAGTGCTGCtttgctggtgctgctggtccCCCGGTTGGTTCTTGTGGAGGGTGAGTGTTTGCCGCCTCCTGCCCTGCTGCAATTCCTTTTGTGCATCCTGCCAGCTCTGTGCCTGCAGCTGCTCTCCGAACAAGGATCACCGCCTGTCCACAGTCTCACCTCAGAGCTCCCTGACTAATGCTGCCACCAACAGCATTAGTACTACAACTGTAACTGTGTAG